From one Microthrixaceae bacterium genomic stretch:
- a CDS encoding NeuD/PglB/VioB family sugar acetyltransferase, translating to MGKERATPRGRGDGYPPVVSDVGPARDLVIVGAGGHGREVFELVVAVNAADPGPAWNLLGFLDDAVPDGESEARLSRLGARVLGGVDTVGDCGSDQLVAVVAVGDAMLRSRLSAQVRAAGVALAPALVHPTASVGRDVRLGDGSVVAAGSIITTNVEVGEGVQVNVGCSLSHDVILRDHVTLSPGCRLTGGVEVGERSFFGVGAVAGPRVRVGPDARVGAGAVVLHDVAAATTVHGVPARPSSLGNG from the coding sequence ATGGGGAAGGAGCGGGCGACGCCCCGCGGTCGAGGTGATGGGTATCCTCCGGTCGTGAGCGACGTCGGCCCGGCCCGGGACCTGGTGATTGTGGGGGCTGGGGGCCATGGTCGCGAGGTGTTCGAACTGGTCGTGGCCGTGAACGCAGCCGATCCCGGCCCGGCCTGGAACCTCCTGGGTTTCCTCGACGATGCCGTACCGGATGGGGAGTCCGAGGCCAGGCTGTCCCGGTTGGGTGCCCGCGTCTTGGGCGGTGTGGACACGGTGGGAGATTGCGGATCGGATCAACTCGTGGCCGTGGTGGCGGTGGGTGATGCGATGCTGCGCAGCCGGCTATCGGCTCAGGTGCGTGCGGCCGGTGTGGCCTTGGCGCCTGCGCTGGTCCATCCCACTGCCTCGGTGGGTCGAGACGTGCGCCTAGGTGACGGTTCGGTCGTCGCCGCGGGGAGCATCATCACCACCAACGTCGAGGTGGGGGAGGGCGTGCAGGTGAACGTGGGTTGCAGCCTGTCCCACGACGTGATCTTGAGGGATCACGTCACCTTGAGCCCGGGCTGTCGTCTCACCGGTGGCGTCGAGGTCGGTGAGCGCAGCTTCTTCGGCGTGGGCGCTGTGGCCGGTCCCCGGGTTCGCGTCGGCCCAGACGCCAGGGTCGGGGCGGGAGCGGTGGTGCTCCACGATGTTGCCGCCGCCACCACCGTCCACGGGGTTCCGGCCCGACCGAGCTCTCTCGGCAACGGCTGA